A window of Hyperolius riggenbachi isolate aHypRig1 chromosome 1, aHypRig1.pri, whole genome shotgun sequence contains these coding sequences:
- the CCL28 gene encoding C-C motif chemokine 28 isoform X1 gives MDVTMTVLRLAALFLCALYITEAAFSGSSSTCCTQLGKKVSKKVLQKVIDIKKQKKDGVCHLQAFVLYTRERTLCVSTRNKQVKKKWIEMQDKEASTRKPQRRNGPGKRKNNRAKNRRKTKKNKKKN, from the exons ATGGATGTCACAATGACTGTGCTGAGGCTGGCGGCTCTGTTCCTGTGTGCGCTCTACATCACTGAAG CAGCTTTCTCTGGTTCCAGCTCCACGTGTTGCACTCAGCTGGGCAAGAAGGTTTCAAAGAAGGTTTTACAGAAAGTAATCGATATCAAGAAGCAGAAGAAAGATGGTGTTTGTCATTTACAGGCTTTTGT GTTGTACACAAGAGAGCGGACATTATGTGTAAGCACTAGAAACAAGCAGGTCAAGAAGAAATGGATTGAAATGCAGGACAAAGAGGCCAGTACCAGAAAACCACAAAGGAGAAATGGTCCCGGGAAAAGGAAAAATAACCGAGctaaaaacagaagaaaaacaaaaaagaataagaaaaagaACTAA
- the CCL28 gene encoding C-C motif chemokine 28 isoform X2, with translation MDVTMTVLRLAALFLCALYITEAFSGSSSTCCTQLGKKVSKKVLQKVIDIKKQKKDGVCHLQAFVLYTRERTLCVSTRNKQVKKKWIEMQDKEASTRKPQRRNGPGKRKNNRAKNRRKTKKNKKKN, from the exons ATGGATGTCACAATGACTGTGCTGAGGCTGGCGGCTCTGTTCCTGTGTGCGCTCTACATCACTGAAG CTTTCTCTGGTTCCAGCTCCACGTGTTGCACTCAGCTGGGCAAGAAGGTTTCAAAGAAGGTTTTACAGAAAGTAATCGATATCAAGAAGCAGAAGAAAGATGGTGTTTGTCATTTACAGGCTTTTGT GTTGTACACAAGAGAGCGGACATTATGTGTAAGCACTAGAAACAAGCAGGTCAAGAAGAAATGGATTGAAATGCAGGACAAAGAGGCCAGTACCAGAAAACCACAAAGGAGAAATGGTCCCGGGAAAAGGAAAAATAACCGAGctaaaaacagaagaaaaacaaaaaagaataagaaaaagaACTAA